The Aspergillus luchuensis IFO 4308 DNA, chromosome 4, nearly complete sequence DNA window ggagaagaagatctattctcatcttcatgaCAGTCCAGGACGGACATCTCCACATCTACCTACGAGTGCATTCTCAACTGCTCAAGAGAATGAAAGATTACAAGCCCAATTCTTTCcttccaatcaatcaatggcAAACAAACCTTGCATACCCAACTGACTCGCCCGCAGCAAAAGGAACTTCCGCTCAACTGAGCCAATTTTGCCGATCAGCCACTAGCAAGCAGCCATGCAGCTCAAGTCGCCTTTGGGGATGGCGGTCTGCCGCCGGTTCGGGGCTAGCTAAGCTGGACTGAGTTGGAGTCAGCCGGTCTGTCGGTCTTCTCGTGTGGAGATTTCTGCACTCTCTTTTCCTGTCTGTCTCCCTCTGACGCACGGTCGAGTCACGGAGATTTACGTGGTAATCTATTGCAACGAGGGGTGCTGCTACTGATTCGCCATTATTGAGCTTCACGACAGGCCCGTCTTACTCAAGACACCACAATGAGTGGAGAAAAGAACTTGGACCATGCTGAGAGCGTCCAGGATGTTGAAGTTGCTCCGCAAGTGAGCTCTCTGGCTCTCCTCCTACTCACATCACAGTCTTCTAACGGCAATTCAGGTCACGCAAGAGAGCTATACTGGGATAGAACTCAACACTCGCGAGAAAGCCCTGGTCTGGAAGCAAGACTTGAGAATTGTGCCACTCTGCGCGGGCATCTATCTTCTCTGCTATCTGGATCGTTCCAACATAGGTACTTGACATCCTAGGGCATGCAGTATAGTCTACTGACATATTAGGAAATGCCAAAATCCTCAACCAAGACACCGGCAACGATCTCCTCTCGGAGACGCATATGACTTCGTACCAGTACACGTAGGTATTTCCGCTGTCAAGTTGACTGGACGACTGCTAATTTGCAGTGTCGCGCTCATGGTGTTCTTGATCGCGTATGCGCTGTTCGAAGTGCCCTCCAATTATCTGCTTAAAAAGTTGAAGCCCAGCGTAAGTCACACCCATCCCAGTCAGAGCAAGGCTAACGCCAGCAGAGATGGATCGGATTCCTCATGCTGTCCTGGGGAGCTACCACAATGGGCTTGGGCGGCTCGCACAACTTCTCCCAAGTGACTGGTATTCGGTTCCTGCTCGGAGGTAAATAGCCGGACATCGACTTCTGTGAGACCTGCTGACCCTGACATGACAGCCACGGAGGCCGGCCTTTTCCCCGGACTCGTCTACTACCTGACCTTCTGGTATCGCAATTCAGAGCGGTCCATGCGCGTCGCTCTCATCCTAGCATCCGCCACCCTCGCGGGTGCTTTCGGCGGTGCCATTGCGTACGGCGTAGGACATATGAACGAGGTCCGCGGGCTATCAGCATGGCGATGGCTGTTCATCATCGAAGGCGCTCCGTCGTGTGCCTCGGCATTCCTCGTTTGGTTCTTCCTCCCTGACTATCCCGAGTCGGCGTCGTGGCTCAGCCCGGAAGAGAAGGATCTTGCTATCCACCGATTGAGAGAGGAAGGCTCCCATGGAGCGGCCAAGGCCATGAGctgggaagaagcaaaggAGATCCTGACGGAGTGGAGACTATACGCGCATTATATAGTTAGTCCTCCCCGCACGAATCAGGAACAGACCCTAACAATGCTGGTATAGGTATATTTCGGCATCTCGACCCCCTTCTCCagtctttccctcttcactCCTGCCATCGTTAGTGGCCTTGGATATGAGGATCTGCGGGCCCAACTCATGACAGTACCGCCATGGGCTGCTGCCTATGTGGTGACTACTGTCGTTGCATGGTCCGCCGACCACTTCAACAGGTATGTAGTCATGTACTTCCCACCAGAGAGATATTGATATATGAACCGAAACACAGCCGTGGTCTGCACTCCGCCCTCTTTGCCTTTATCGGAGCCATGGGCTTCCTCGCATCGGCTGTCCTTCCCGCAGACGCATACTTGGTACGCGCAAGCATTCAACCCAATCAAGCCATTATTCAGACCATCCACTAATTCCGGCAACAGCACCGATACGGCTGTCTTGTAGTCGCAGCAAGCGGCTCCTTTGCCTGCATCCCGCCATTACTCGGCTGGCTATCTGCCAATATCCGCTCGACAGCAGGGACTGGCCTAGCCATTGCATTGAACGTGTCATTCGGGGCGCCGGGACAAATCGTAGGGGTATGGATATACAAgtccgacgaggagaagaagggttATCCGACGGGACACTGGACGAAtgcggcgctgctgctgatggttACGGTGGGGTGTATTCTGCTGCGACTGTATTATGGATGGAGGAACAAGGGGACCAAGGGTGGTGAAAGGTTCGcctattgattgattgaccgCGTGCTAGTAATCATGTTAGTATATCAtgaatagtatataattgAAGTTGGGGAGATCTGTCAGTCTGGCGAACCTTCCTGTATTGGAGGCACATACTCACCAGCAACAATGGTTCATATCCACCATATTACTTCCCAGGTTCTTCTCAGATGGATCCAGCACCCCTCGACCGCCAATTGTGCAATTAGAGTAATTCGTGCCCAAGTCTCGAGAGGTAGGACGGTGAACGAGTCATGCTAGtgcgaaaaggaaaaaagcaaaatggactagaaagaaaaaggcggTTAGTTCTCGCCAACTCAAAACAAGGAATCCGGTGGATGCCAATTGATGCCAATTGGAGCAACTGTGCCCCATATTGCAGAGAAAAGACTGTCTCCAGAAGTAGATAGCAGAGGCCATGGCATACCTAATTGCCATCTACCGTTTGGTGTTAAGGGTGCGCGGGTCCCCACGGAGAATAATAAATGAATGATTGGCATGCGAACCATGGAACCGGAGAGACTGGCGGGCGGGCGGGCACAACACGTGAAGGAAATAAGGTTAAGCTCAGGGCCATGACGGGTTGCTAAACCAGAGGTCTGGTTTGCCAATATCCAGTAGGTAAGAAAAAGTTAAGGtttcctcccttctcctggAGAGTTATAGGGGCCAGCAACCACTATTGAACACCACCCGCTAAGCACTATCCAGGCCTGGCATCCCAGGGGTATGGGTGCTGTGGATATTTCCGCGTCTGACAAAACTCCCGAACTGGCGGTGGGACCTGAGGGTCTtccacttttcttttcttcacttAGCGCTGACGGACTGATTGACTGGACTGGTCTTGAGGAACTGCTCGGTTCCCAAATAGAAAGATAaccaaaaaaatatttaaattgaAAGCATGACTTCATTCAAAAATAGATGGGATAAAtatgaaaaaataaaaagtaaattgAACCCCGACAGACATTAGTCTCTACACCAATCCATGGAGGGGCTATTCCCAACCAGGCACTGTCGccaaaaataagaaagacacAACGGTCTGGAatagatgaaaagaaaacaattCCCGAGATGTTCCCTCAACTCCGCCCATAAACGCTGTGAGAACTacaaatgaagagaaaaaaaaaaaaaaaaaaaaaaagagaaagatttttttttccttttcttttcttgttgttttgtcaaatcctctccctcccctacCAGCATTCAGTTGGCGCACAGCAAGTCGCTTCTGCTCCGCACTGACGATCGCTTGTCCTGTATGCATGGGCGATGGGCGCCTCTTTGCTTCATGGCCAAGCGGGCATAGGAGGGAAagtaaaagataaaaaaaaaaaaaagaccgGCAGTATGAATTGCTAccatgatgaaggaggaaagagaaggaaggccTCAAAACTAACTCGGTCACAATGCCAAAAAGCTCGCACATCGCACGAATCTGTTCTGTCGTCCTAAAGCATTCGTTCGGGGCCCGACTGTCGGATTTAAAGAACTGGCACAGATGACAACAGGACTGTCAAATGCGCTCGCCGCCTGCGGATTGAATCAAATCAATATGACCGGACCATCCGAGCCGACTCCGGCAAGGGCACACTGCAGAACAGACAGGGGCCAAGGTTCATCCGCTCAACGGTAACCTTCTTCCCGCAGGAAGTGAGCCTCAGCCATGTCCACATTCCACCCCATACCGTTGTCGTGCCATTCTGCGTTGGGGAATAATCAAGGGAATCGAGCGGGAGAAGAGCAAACAAGTCTCGAGAACGAAGAGGGAAAGGTCAATTGTCGACATCCGAAGTGTTGTACATGTCTGCGAGACCCGAGGAGTAGGCATCAATCCGGATGGCGTCGTACATAACAATCAAACTGAGcgtagaaaataaaagaatcaTAAAAGAACCGGAATAGACGAgagcgagggagaggagagagacaTGAGTCATTCTCTCGGTAAACATCCAGACAAGATCTAGAAATACAGCCTCTCGACGGACATCAAGGGTTGTTGGTCAACTTCCTCCAGGCGACCTCAGCAGCATCTTCTCGGGCATTATTATCACCATCGAAGAAGTATCGTCCCGCAATCGTCCACGGGACTCCCGGGACATGGTGCCGAACGGTGACCTTGGAGGTCCAAGCTGTGCGACCTCCTGAGCAGCGACACACCCGTCAGTATAACCAGACCTTTTGCTTGAAATTGGGAGGCTCAAAAGTCGGTGAAGCAGAGCTTAGCTTTGCCATCACAGGCACACTGTGGGCAACAGCAAGCAGTGAGGGGCAAGGAAAGAACAAGGAACTCCCAACAACGAGGGGTAATCAGGAGAGTTGACGgctgggggggagggagggggatagGAAGAAAGGGCTTCTCACCTCGACGATCAGATTCGTAATTGTAAAACGGCTCCTCCAATTTGTTCTCCAGGCAGTATACTTTGTGAGGGAATCAGGGTTAGTTGACTTGGACGAAGAAGGGGGCCGCCGTAACGGCTAAGTCGAAAGTGCAGAGAGGAAGATTATTGCAGCGGAGTGGGGCATACTCTTAAGTCTGTCCTGCCATAGCTTGCTTTCCTTTGCGGCCTGCGAAGTCTTggtggccatgatgaaggatgtgtgtatgtgtgtttTTCGTAGTAGAGAAAACAATTGGTAAGAATGACTGGCTTTGGGTTTTCACCAAAGAGAAATCAAAGCGCAGATCTGATTTGGGTTCGATATCCCACAACGGTTGGAGAACAAAACTCTCTCACACGGCAGACAATACTTCACACCCTGAGTAATTGAAAATAATAGGAAGGGGGGTTTTCGACCACACAACACCAATGAATGGTCAAATCTGTCAAAGTAGAAATGAACAGGACTAAATGAGGTTCAAGATGAAAAGGTAGAAAAATTTTGCCCGGCTATGTTGCTTCGTCTTGACTTTGCTTGGGGAAGTTTGCGAACTGGTCTGCCCTTTCAATCGAACAGCGTCGATAGACCTGGGAAGCGGGGAGTCATATAAACTGTGGGCCACTCTCCCAAACCCCAAATTGTCACTGTGCAAGCAGGACCAGTTTGGCGTGACAAACACGGAACCTAATCATCAAACCTAACGGACGGGCTTATGCATGCCGATGTGGACATGGCACAGTGTCAGcaatttctccccctccttatcctcctccactcagGGAACGCCAGTTGCATGGAGTACATGCGGATCATTTTGAGGCTGCAAGCTGGAACGGGCCGGCGCACGCCGATTGAATGTGTGCCCTTGAAGAAACGCCAGGAGACAGGGAATAGGACCGCTAGTCTCCACCTAGGCCAGATCTACTGACAGACAGGGGGGTGTGATGGGGGGATAATCCAAGACAAAGGAATGAAGCTGTGATACAGGGGGTAAAACCAAAAATCTGCCAGTTCGCAGCCAGTGTTGTTTGACAACTCAGAAAGGACGCCTGGACTCCCGGTCATCGTGGCTCGAGTTCTGTATCTCCTGTGCCGCAAACGATGTATACATCGGGTAGGAACAAGCCACTCGCCTCATAGACGCTCTTCAGGAAGGAGGACCGTCTCTTTCTGGAAGGCATGGGACGGTTGACGGGGAACCTGGAAGGCCTAGTAGTTGCCCAaaagcggaggaaggaggaccCATAGACCGAATAGTGACGAATCGAAGCCAGAGTATAATTTTATGTCGACCAGTTGGGCCACTCAGAATATTGGAAGCGGGCCCAAAGACCAGCATGCCAGCTCATCAAAAAGACTCAAATCAGAAAAATTCGAGCCGTTGTCAATTTTTAGACCCATCAAATGGTTACCCTCAGCCCTAGAACGAAACGGTCATTGACCGGGCCGCTCTGCATGGGTACTTGTTATCGGGAAGGGGGCTGCAGATTCCAGGGTGGCCAGAGCTTGCTTGATGGCATCACTATAACCcggaagggggaaaaagcGAAACCTTCAGCAGGGGTCTGAAAACAGAAAATAATGTTGGAAGGCCAGCTTGTGCATCAGAATCACTCTGAGGGAGACACAAATTGCCAGCGAAGAGCGAGCTGGGTATGCTTGACCCAGACCATTTCCGGCAGCTGAGATGCCATGATTCGTTGCTTTCTTCTGGCATTGTGTTGGGCATTCATACGTGCATCATTTCAGTTCAATCTCTCTTCGCTTGCAATATGCGACTACTTGCGAACCACCTTaatggggaaagggaagggggaggggagggggtagaCAAGAGACCGGGGGGTGTTGtgttaattatttttttttctctgttaGTTTATTGGAAGCAGCAAGGAAATCGTGGAAAGTGATGAAGAACCTGCATAAGCAAGCAAGATTGATAACCAGCGCGCCAAACAACGGGGAAGGCTGGAACGTTTCCACGAACCGCTTTTCGAGGCGGCGACCAGCCCGTTGATTCGACGCGCCGTtgcgtttcttttttggcgACGAGCCTCGATCTGCCCCGCATCATCGTAGTTTGGAGCGGAGTTTCATCTGGAGATGGAGTTGAGTAGAGTATTAGAACGATTGCTGGGCAGTGGTAGAGAAGATAGTATCGAAGAATAGAAGAAGTCATCCAGGTTCCAGTAATCATGTCACTGTCCCGTAACATACtggaatagtagtagtagtagtaagtagtagtggatGTGTACCTGGCTGCCACTCAACTCCGTCACTTCCCTTTCTGGTGTACATTCATCAGCACAGCAGTACTATCTTCTTggataattttttaaattgtTTTCCCCTTTCAAGCCTAGCCAGATCATGCATGTTGTCCACTTCGCTTGCCATCTGATCTGGTCCAGACCAGGGGTTGAACAAGTCAGGCAGACAAGGAACGAACTATAATCGCGGGTCCTGTTCCCCGGCCGGGACAGCAAGAGTCgacagctagctagctggcgGGAgtaattagaaaaaaaaaaagtccaaggtggctggctggctaggCATTAGGTTCATGAGATATGCAGCATTCTAAATTGACATGCGCAAGCGTCATCCCCAAGATCAATGCTGATCATAATTCAAAATAGTACCAGGAAGATGCCAGCAGAGAGAAAAGGTGAGGCTGAAACAGGCAGCCAACTCAGGTTcacagcagcaccaccaccacccacttgCTTgcctagtactactagtagtaagtactgcTAGGTAGTAACTACTAAACTACATCCAGCAAgcaccactgccaccaccaccaccaccaccaccaccactaccaccatcaccaacaccaccgtcAGTCAAACCCCCCCTCATCCGAACCTGCACGACCCTCCGGTTCCTGTAACACATCATCGCCAATCATGCCGGTCTGTCCTTCCGGCAACCGCCCAAATGTaccaccccctcttcccctcagCTGCGCAAATACCAAGAAGAAGTAAACAAGAAAAATTTAGAGCACATGAGCCAACCAAAATTCAGTGCGAAccacccccccctcccctgctAATTCCCAATGAGaaatttagaaaaaagaaaaaaaaaaaaacaaaaaagaaaggaaaaaggaaatccCATCATCATTTGCGGTCGTTATCGTCGTTAGAGCCAAGTGGTCGGCTAGCGACCCCTGTCAATGAAAACTGCGCCGGTTGCAAACCGGTCTTTCCCCTCGCAACACGATGGCATGACGTGTTGCCGCCGTGTCGCCCTTGACCATCCGTTTTTCCTCCATCGATAGCCTATCATTCTTTATGCGGACCCTCGTCGGTGGAACACCTCATCGAGAAATCGCCGGGGACCCATGAGCTCAATACTCTTCGAGAGGGTTGATCGCATCGGCTGGATGAATTGGGACGGTCTCTTCGTGTGCCATCGGCGGCGAATGCAATCGTCAACAAAAGATATTAGGCCTGTGGCAACAAACACACTGTACACTAGTCAGCCCCAAACtctaaaaaaaggaagaccTTCGACCCGACACTAAGTAGAGGGGAATTGAATTACTTACTCGGCGACGTCGGGCATCTTCTCATACACTGACGGGTCACTGATCcacatggatgatggtggaacCCATcctccctttttctcctcctcagctgCCTCCATCGGGGTCAGGATCTCTGGGACGATATGAGCGACGGTCTTGGATGTGCGTGTGTTAACCAGGTGATAGGAGACTTCGCGCAAGTCTCCATCTTTTCGACACTCGCGTCTCCATTGGTACCGGGTCGACCAGTACTCAAATTCATATCGCTTGGAGAGACCTGCACCTCGGCGCCTCAGCTCTACGTGAGCATAATTTGAAAATTCCAGTAAAGTGCTATCGGTTAGCACAAAATGGCGATCCCCGCCACCTCTGTGTTCTGAGTGCTTGTCCTCAAAAtattcttcatcatcttccgccgACCTATAGCCCGAGTCCTGGCGCTTATGCTCGTGGCTAGGCAGTGATCCGTGGCCACTTGAACCCGGCCGCAAGCTAGCCAGCACACTACCCCACGACCGTCGAAACACCGGATGCCTGTCCGAACTCGATGCGACAGGCCGTCGTTCTGAGTGGCACACTTCCCGCCCAGAGTCTCGACAGTAGCGTCGGAAGGAGCACTTTCGCGTAAACAGGTCATACATGCGAAGATGGAACAAAGTTACATCTTGCTGATACCCACCTCTTTGCGGCACCATCGTGTCGACGCGGAGGTTCATGTTTCCATCGAGTGTCGCATCGTCGTGTCGAATCAGGAGTCGtcgagaggaagggaatagCTGCCCAAAAGTTGACGGGTCGGAAGGGACAACATCTGTTGAGAACACGTCCAGCTGACGGTCGATTACTTCGTAGCGCGGGGTCTCTGGGGGATCATTTTCCGACGGGATGGTAGAGGCGTAGGTCGACACCGAGGCTTtaggatcttcttcatcgtaaACGTCCATGTCTATACCTCCTCTGTGAAGGGGAGTGGGTCGATCGCTGTAGATCGTAGGGGCCGTGCTTTTCGAGCGTTCCGAGACATCACTGTTAGTGGAACTGGAACTGCCACCGGTCCTCGAACCATTCCGGTAAGACGATGCACCATGGGATCCCATGACGGCGCTAATGTGATAGGGAGCCGTCGGATAGGTTGTGAAGCGATAATAACCAAGCAGGCGTGCAAGGATGGTGGCGTATAGTTTGGGTATCCTTCTGGCCGGTCGAAGAGTGACAAGAGACTGTTTCGATACCCGAGCCGATCCGACAGTAGCACTTTAATCCTAATCCAGGCAAGCTTAAGGGATAAGTTGCATAtagggggtgggaaaggaGAAATTCAAAGAGTGTGGTAGCGAGTTAAGCACACAGGATGAGGTAGGGATAAATATGTTGTATTTCAATCATAGCCTGATCTCGTGGTCCAAACAACTTTTCTCCCGTACAAGAAGCAGCCCCAGCCGTCTCAGACACCGTACGTGAGGAGAATTTCGGGAAAAGCAGTGAACAATGAGGCAAAATTCATCCAAGAGCAGGATAATTTTGGgtcagatgaagaggagggaggggtgttTCGGCGGCAGGGACAGGCGAGATTGAACGGATAGAGAgagggtgagagagagggattggaggggagggaattggCGTAAGAATAAACACGGGtgtagaataataataggAACAGTAATCGTGAATCGGGACAAAGAGCGGGCAGGAATCCGAGGTCAAGATCAGGCTGTGAACTGAACTCAGCCCTGGAACAATCCGAGAGGGGTGAGAAAGCGAATGAATGGAGGGAATGTGGAAGGGGGCCGTGGATCATAGCAGATGACGCCAGGCTTTGCAGCACAAGGGAGGGTTTCAGGGTATGAAGCGACCGAGATGACACACGGCATCCTCCCACCTACATACAAGTgagtgggagggaaagggaaatgcGCGTGGCGCAGAAAGTCCGTCGCAACGGAAGATAGAAGAGAGCCAAAGGGCAAAAAGCACGGAATGGAGGATGGGAAATGAACGCCTGGCGAGGGCAGCCACGTCGGCCAGCGGAGAACCAACCAGCCAACTGATGGATTGACTGACTTGGCCATCTCTcactgctctctctccctctcacatTCCTGTTGGTTGACCCAGttgcttcctttttttttttaaccTTTTTTGGTCATCGGAATTTGTTCCTTTTagcagaaaagggaagaaatagagagaaaagaataaaagaaaaaggacagAGCATTAAACTTTATCTACAGCACAAAGTTTCAGATTGTGCTTtactcttcctcacccacaCTAATAGTGCGGGCGATGCTGTACTGGTGATGCTGGCAATATCCTCGTTGTCCTCGGAATCAGCAGATCCAGTCGGTACTCAATCTTCCAGAGGCAAGActggctgactgactgactgactgactgactgatcaGCAAGGATTCTGCCTACAGCCTTGACTCAACTGCCCTTGAGACCTTGGCTGACGGTAGTGCTattactacttctactaccaAGTGACCTCAATTGCAAAGACAGTCCATGCGCATCTACAGAGCCCCAAGCATCATTGTTATGTCTCAGACTATGCCTGCTACATCATCAGCCTAATTGGGATGACTCGTGCCTTATTCCGACCGCTACGACCACGAGGTTCTAGAATCGCCCAGACAAGGTTTATACTGCTTATCTTGAGTTACCTTTCCCTTGCAAAGGCATTTCTCGGCAggtcctttcctttttctcctgtGCGTCCAGGATATTCTCCGAGACTCCCAAATGCGGACATTTCCTGACTGGTGCCGTAGCCCAAGACAGTCAAAGCCTGTTTATATGTGAATTCTACCCGTATAGCTAAGGTCGCAGCAAGAAGGTCGACGGAAGACACGATCCGGCGCAGACTGGGCGTTGTCCCTGCAGGGAATCGGCGACTTACTTGGTGCTTCGCCCGCGGTGTCAAGTGGGAAATGTTCATTGCTGACCGAACGCTGGATGGAGAATTGCCGACAACCTATCAACAAACAATTCGTCTGCTtagcttttctttttcttgcaGTGTGAAAATAGTACTTTGTCACCGGAGACAAGGAGGTAAATAGTAAACGAGAAACCAGGGAAATACCAATGGTCAAGTGCACAACATCTATCAGATCGATGCCTGACTATACAGTACTTAGTGACCCAACGGTGGGAAACAGTACCATGGAACCGACTGGGGTTCGCCTCCTCGGATCGGACCGAATGAATAATCGCCCATGCTCACTCTGTCTTCTCCCTTTAGGCATTTCAATCAATCTCGCCACATAGCCAGCAAAATTgagggtgaaggtggtgcgACACCTCAGATATACCGATCACCGGGGAATTACATGTGAGAAGAGGCGACGACTTTTGGAGGCGAAGACGTGGGGAGATGGATTCCGGGCTTGGGGGGCTTCTGTGTTGTCTTTTTCCACCCAAAAACTCAAACACGAACCCTATTCCGGTTTCTCTCCTTGACGACCCCCACAACGATGGGGCTTCCCAAGTGGGGCGCGGTCAGTGCCCTTGCCTCGCTTGTCTATGGATGCCTCtatttcctctcttctcgcTCTCCTTTCTCCATCGCAAAATCGGAGATGGTTTGACATTCCACAGTCGCTTAAATGGACACCTGAGATTGTGatcatctttctcccttttctCGCCAATCAATTCATTGTGCGCACGGGAGATATCGACACCAA harbors:
- a CDS encoding putative MFS transporter (COG:G;~EggNog:ENOG410PIP0;~InterPro:IPR011701,IPR036259;~PFAM:PF07690;~TransMembrane:11 (o88-108i120-141o147-167i179-200o212-234i286-310o322-339i346-366o372-396i408-428o440-462i);~go_function: GO:0022857 - transmembrane transporter activity [Evidence IEA];~go_process: GO:0055085 - transmembrane transport [Evidence IEA]) gives rise to the protein MSGEKNLDHAESVQDVEVAPQVTQESYTGIELNTREKALVWKQDLRIVPLCAGIYLLCYLDRSNIGNAKILNQDTGNDLLSETHMTSYQYTVALMVFLIAYALFEVPSNYLLKKLKPSRWIGFLMLSWGATTMGLGGSHNFSQVTGIRFLLGATEAGLFPGLVYYLTFWYRNSERSMRVALILASATLAGAFGGAIAYGVGHMNEVRGLSAWRWLFIIEGAPSCASAFLVWFFLPDYPESASWLSPEEKDLAIHRLREEGSHGAAKAMSWEEAKEILTEWRLYAHYIVYFGISTPFSSLSLFTPAIVSGLGYEDLRAQLMTVPPWAAAYVVTTVVAWSADHFNSRGLHSALFAFIGAMGFLASAVLPADAYLHRYGCLVVAASGSFACIPPLLGWLSANIRSTAGTGLAIALNVSFGAPGQIVGVWIYKSDEEKKGYPTGHWTNAALLLMVTVGCILLRLYYGWRNKGTKGGERFAY
- a CDS encoding uncharacterized protein (COG:S;~EggNog:ENOG410PSCM), with the translated sequence MATKTSQAAKESKLWQDRLKIYCLENKLEEPFYNYESDRRGGRTAWTSKVTVRHHVPGVPWTIAGRYFFDGDNNAREDAAEVAWRKLTNNP
- a CDS encoding uncharacterized protein (COG:S;~EggNog:ENOG410PK8J), producing MGSHGASSYRNGSRTGGSSSSTNSDVSERSKSTAPTIYSDRPTPLHRGGIDMDVYDEEDPKASVSTYASTIPSENDPPETPRYEVIDRQLDVFSTDVVPSDPSTFGQLFPSSRRLLIRHDDATLDGNMNLRVDTMVPQRGGYQQDVTLFHLRMYDLFTRKCSFRRYCRDSGREVCHSERRPVASSSDRHPVFRRSWGSVLASLRPGSSGHGSLPSHEHKRQDSGYRSAEDDEEYFEDKHSEHRGGGDRHFVLTDSTLLEFSNYAHVELRRRGAGLSKRYEFEYWSTRYQWRRECRKDGDLREVSYHLVNTRTSKTVAHIVPEILTPMEAAEEEKKGGWVPPSSMWISDPSVYEKMPDVADVFVATGLISFVDDCIRRRWHTKRPSQFIQPMRSTLSKSIELMGPRRFLDEVFHRRGSA